The genomic window ATCCAGTAGATGTATCATCTCTGCTGCCGCCCACTAGTGTTATTCATCCCCCTCGTTCTGGAGTTTTGGGACACCTTTTAGTCAAAAAAGCAAATATGTGACTAGTACAGCAGCAGGGACGTTTAAAATAAGCTGAGAGTTAAGCGTCGTGACCAACTGTTTCAGTCGTGTCCAGCCTCTTTCGTAAAGATACTCTACCTCCAACTTTATTGTGCCCATTCTCTTGCTTTCGGAAACTTGGATGctccatttcctcctctctccacaGGCATCTCCTCCCTGGGCTCCCTCTTGTCTCTCGCCTGGGTTTTGGCCTCCTATCACAAACTGTTGCGAGACTCCCGCGACGACCAGCGCAGCATGAGCTACCGCGGGGCGCTGCTGCACCTCTTCTGGCGCCTCTTCACCATCTCGTCCCGCGTTCTCTCCCTGGCCCTGTTCGCCTCCCTGTTCCACATCTACTTCGGCATCTTCGTGGTGGTCCACTGGTGCGCCATGGCCTTCTGGGTGGTGCACGGAGGCACCGACTTCTGCATGTCCAAGTGGGAGGAGGTGCTTTTCAACATGGTGGTCGGCATCGTTTATATCTTTTGCTGGTTTAACGTGAAGGAAGGCCGGACGCGCTACAGGATGGTGGCGTACTACACCGTGGTGTTGGCCGAGAACACCATCCTCACCGGGCTGTGGTGAGTCTGAGAGGCATCGACTTATTGCTTTATTCCCAAACTGTAGAGACTGTCTAAGCAAAATTAGAAAGTCACTCAACCCTTAAAGAGGTGAGGCTTCAAAAGTGGATTTCAAACCACAACCGAGCCGTGTTCCCAGAGGTACCTGGTAGTTTATTCCAAATAAAGCACGAGGAAAGAGTTTTATAAATCTTACAATACTcgagcagcaaaggggatgaaaatgagatgatgactttgaccttgagaaaaccaggtcaaatttcaacttttgtactcatcgcggatttttggaaagcagtcacgtgataccgtacgcgctgACGCCATTGGGAAGtgcgttccgtcagtctcggacttacgcgagacacaaaagtgctttaaacagtcgatcaaagtgtgggaaaaagtcatacagatagaaggtggttcaatatcagtatggggagggttcataaacgtttaaattaccgtaaataataagataaatagtttgtcgctctatcgcagaattcgttaatcgcgcgtggttcctggaacgcattacccgcgaggaacgacggcgcacttctttacctttttaggtacacatctctgaaacctgatgagatagaATCTCTAAATGAAAAGCAACATttacaggaagccagaggcacaaaactgtgtaggtcagggtaaaatgttgaattcagggtgtTTCCTGCTGAAAGTCATTTCCAGCAATTGCTGCATCAGCGTCCACAAACAGAGGCTGTTgccttaacccccccccccctctgtcctACAGGTACGCCTACAGGGACCCGGCGCTGACGGACTCCTACGCCGTCCCGGCTCTGTGCGGCGTCTACCTGACGTTCGCCGGCGGCGTCCTCATCATGCTGCTGTACTACGGCTTCCTGCACCCGGCCACCACCCACCTCCAGCCGAGCCCCGCCTCTTCCTGCTGCGCCCAGCTCCTCTGGGGTCTGCCCCTCCCGCCGTCGGCCCCGCCCACCGCCCCACCCACCCCGGCCCACATGACCAAGTCTCAGACGGAGGACGACGTGGCGGAGACCTGTCTCCCCGTCTTCCAGGTGAGGTCGGCGCCGCCCGCCGCCAAACCCGAGGGACCGCTGATCAAGATAGACATGCCCAGGAAGCGCTACCCGGCGTGGGACGCGCACTACGTTGACCGCCGCCTGCGGAGGACGATAAACATCCTGCAGTACATCCGGCCGGCCGCCGTAGGAATCCGCTACCGAGACGGACCCCTGCTCTACGAACTCCTGCAGTACGAGTCCtcgctctgacacacacataagcacacaAGTTGGTAaacgacacacacaccaatctcACATGTGGCAATCGAcatcaaagcacacacacacacacacacacacacaaaagcaacaaacacacacattcagatctACATTCCCTGCGAGTCCTACGGCAGTGACTCGAGCCGCTTCGATGCGAGtccatctctttctcctttttttaaaaaaatttttctccACTCTGACCGCTCTCCATCTGTTCTCGATGATATCATTTCACGCGTGGCgctccgccgccgccaccgccgccgtcagcgagaacaaaacaaacacagaagctCCAAAGTTTCATCCACCACCGCCGCATGTCGTTTACGTTCCACACGGGTGTCCGTAGAACAAGACACAGAGCTTGTGAACGTGTCGTCGTTTAGTCTAGTTAAAAGGtcgtatatatattttacagtcagGATGTTTTTCTATGTACAGCTAATGTTGTCGACTGGAGACGGAACAGTTGGGCGGGTCAGGGTTTTTTGGCGCTGGTTGAGATGGAAAGCAAAGCATGATGGGTAAAAAAATGAAGCTAGCTTTGGTAACATCACTCGATGTAAAGGAATAGATTACTGGAGATTCCATGGAGCTCGAGGCAAGAATTGATTAGCGTAGCTTAGCATAACGTCTGAATGTTGGAGGAAATGCTTATACTTCTAACGCGCAAACGTTTGACGCTAACCTAGGCCATATTTCGCCCCCGCCCACCCCCTCACTGGTGCTATTTATTCCCCATCAACAGAAATCATTAGCTGAATGACGTCGCTAGCCTCCTGTCAACATGATTGATTATAATATGACAgttcttttattctttgtaaAAGCAAGCCATTAGCATCGCAGCTATTTTTGATTATGCTTACGTTTCCTTCAAGATGCTCCTCATCATTTCCTGTTCTGCTTTGAGGGGGTAGATTTCGCGTTTGTTACTCCGGCTACGGTTGCCAATGCTAGAcgattgaaaaaatagaagttatttttcataattatcCGTCTACCAGCTCATACCGGTGTGGGATGTCTTAATCACGCTGGTCCCACGCTAACAGGGTGCTGCCCCTGAAGCCCGTATGAAACATTTCAGTCGTTATAACGCTCTAGATGAGTCGCCACCTCCTGAGAAACGGCCAATATCGACTCCTCCAGAGCCGCCCACGCCGGAGCTGTGATGTATGgctcatgttttatttcttttttgtttatcCCCCTAATCCAAGCTGTTACATTGGCAGGAGACAACAAATAAGCCAACATGTCAGGCGTCAGTCCGTCGACGGGAACGTTGGAATCGCTTTACCGCCATGCGGGCGGCgggaaaacacaaaagtgtCCAAGAGTGATGGAAGTGTTTGTGCTGGTGGAAAGGCAGGACAAAGCAAGCCATGAACCATGTCACATGGTTCGGTTAGAAGAGCTTCTGATTGGTCTAGGGCTTAGAGGAAGAAAGACATTTCAGATTATAGTGTATCAAAGGCTTACTTCAACATTTTTGGGGGTTTCTTATTTTTCTAAAATGGCATCAAACTCCAGAAGAGTGACTCTTCTCCAGGGTGACATCGATACCAACTCAAAGTAACctaataaactaaaaatattaacacacCCTGGTAGCTTCAGACTCCTAGTTAGCCTCACTATGAGTTTATAAAGAAGGGAGGGATGTCGATGCAGCAGAACCGATCCACGTCATTCCACAAATTCCCCACGGACTCATTCCGACCCAAACCTGACACCTTCCTTGTCGCCTCAAGCAAAGCCGTTCTCAGATTCAGTCAATGCTGACTAGTTTCCCTTGAGCTGACTGAATACACTCCCCCCAATCTGATACTGTCTTTCATCTAGAACAGATGACTTCAGAATGAATAGAATTTATCCAGCCCTCCAGACAGATACCAAAAAACGTTGGCGTACACCTTTAAGTTTGAACAACGTTGAACAAAGACTGAGCGTGCGTTATGTTTCCGTGGTGCTAGCGATTTTAAAGCAAAAGTCTAATAGATTATTTTTTCTGCTAACTTCGGAGGAGATTCAAAATCGGTGCGACAAACAGCGTCAGCGTTCACACGGCTGCTCGTCCCGCTTCGTATGGtgcaaacatgaaacacacacgtACTTATGGTGCAACGAGGGCAGATTGTCTCTTAGAATTCTATGGTGCCACTCGAGTACTGCCTTCAGATATCGGCCAAGGCTGAATGGACATCTgctcttcctgtcctgcagaAGCTATGCAAGTCTCCAACGCAAGGAGATGTGCTTAGTGTCCATgctcataacacacacacacacacacacaccaagggTTCACAGCAGGGACATATTCTAGTTAGTGCACACATCCACATGCGAGCAGAGTAACAACAAAGGGATGCATCCCTACCTCACcgcttcaacacacacacacaaatacacacacatccagtaATCCCTAACCCCTTAATAATTTGGGAACAATGTTCATATGGTGCTATGGAGTAAAGACAGATGGTTTTTGTATAGTTGTATGAAGAAAGCTGGCCTCATGTGTGTTTCACCCTCCGATCGATCCGTTCAATCGATCACGAGCGCACATCACAACAGCAACAGCTTCTGTGCGACATCAAAGTTCTAATGCCTTACATCCACTCGACAGAAGCGGCGGTGGAATTTCTTTAAGGCGACTATGTGCGTAAAGATTAACTTCACCAGGGTGGGGCTGATTTCAGTCTAATTTGGACATGCATTGCACATAAAGCATGGGTTGGATGTGTCGGAGCACAGACgtcaaaagaaaagcatcaaacTGTGTTAGCACGTCGTCCTAAAATGTGACACGGTCGTACGTTTCCTGTTCGTTCCACAGGTGGTGTTTGTGAATTTCTTGCATGAATGTTCTAGATTTGAGAGTAAACGTATTCCTCGGGAGAACAGCGGTACTACAGAGGCTCAAAGGTCGGAAGGGTCGTGGTTTGATGTCTGCTTCTGGGCTGTTAGATTTTATGTTGAGCTCCAGAGCAGCTTTTAGTCACAAGCTTCTGCCTAAAAACCGACCTAAACGTGGCCCCCTTTGCACCCCGAgttccagccaatcacaggtcaGGTTCAGCACAGACAAATCAGGTCTGccacaaccaaaaaaaaaaaaaaaaacccaaaccaacAGCTCCTCCTTCAGGTGTAGCATTCAGAGTTCAGGTGTCCCATCATTCCCATCGTCCAGTATTCCAGTCTGAACGCTACACATGAAAACTTCAAACCTCTGAGATTTAAAACGTGAAACAAACACCCAGAGCCTTAGCCAGGCCCCATCTATCTATTTGAAAGTGAAATCCAGTCAAGTGTTATTGTATTGCTACACATCCACTGCTATGCAAGGTTACAACACAGAAAGGTTCTGGgcttggggaaaaaaacctttACAAAAATACCACATCACTGTATTTCTTGTCATTTaatttctgcctttttttttcttctttttacttcAAATCGAAAAGGAATGTTTTAAATGTGCAACAATGCAAATcgaacatttgtttttaaagcgACATTTTGTGTTGATTGTTTTGTCAAGTTTGTGTGTCAAACTTGGtcgaacttttttttttttgttctatgttaaaaaacaaaaaacaaatgttccacAATCAGGGTCTGCAAAGCATATGAGGCCTGTCGTCTGGCCGTGTGTGTCCGTAACGCTtcatatgcttttttttttagccaaagTTTTACTTGTTTGGTCCAGAGCTGTGAAATTATCATCACTCATCGAGGTTTGGAGGTCAGACGTGACAGCGTTCTGATTCCAGACCAGTTTTCTACCAGATCAGAGTCCAACGACTCACGAAATCCTTTCCCTTCAGAACCGGAGACgtttggttctgttggcacAAGAAGTCAAATTCAATCAAAAGCTTGGGAGGGATTTCACTCAGGTGTGGAAACTAAAAGCACAGAGCAGGGTCAAACTAAACCTTAACGTGGATGTATCTATAAGACGTACCGTgggctttctttttttgggggggtgggtgggtgtgtcaCGCTTTTTTCTATTGTGTTCTTAAgcttggggggaaaaaaaagtagctCTAGAGATTTTGATGTGCAAAAGtaccttttattttcttgtggtTGGCATTTTGATTGTAAATACTTTTGTCAGTTGGATCTATGTTCGATGAGTTCGCTTTAGATGGCTCTTTCAAATGTACTGATAGTAAATGTTCTTAATAAATATCCAGAATGTAAGACGAGAGAACAAATATATGGCTTAACTGGACACTGTGTTTTCGTAAGAGTCTGTGCCATTGTGTTGTCTCGACAATAAGCACACTGATATCAGATCTGTAGGCGGGATGGAGTTTCTGGAGGTGATTTGCCAGACGGTCGCTGCTAAACAGAAGAATAAAGACGCATTTTGTTTCTCAGCAGTCGGCATTCTGCAAAACAGATCATCACCACgggagaataataataataatgacaaaacaCAATGTAAATTTTAACTACGCAATTCTTGATTACAAATTTTTAGCGTTGGGTGAAACAGCTAAAGTTTCCAAAGTTGTTTTGTGTTAAATcacttattattttttctgtagTTCAAATTATTATTGGAGTTAAAGACTCCAACAATAATTTTGCAAATTTATGTCTATTTTTTATAGTTTCGGTGAAGTGAATCTCGCTGTTTCACCAAAGTGATATGAGTTTAAACATTTCAAGATcggagaaaatgaaatgttgaaaaaggaGTATATGTAGGCGGGGGCAGTCTGGCCAAAACCTCCCAACTCcgctctgaaaaaaaaaaaaaaaaaaggcttctgcCATCAACCATTTTCCAACCGCTTCTCAGATCATGAACGCACCATTCAGGAATCTTCCCCAATTCCCACACTGAATGTCTCCAACCAGCACTAAATGAAGGGAAAACGAGACGACACTTTGTGTTTCTCTTGTCCGTCTGTGTATTTTGTGTCTATGATAGCGTAACAGCATTCTGGGGAAAGAGTTGAATGATATTTTCAATGGCTCCAGGTGGCCAACGTTAggaaatgtgttatttttgttacaATACCTCCTGAAAATAAAGTCTATTTATCTGTGAAGAGACAAAGATTTACAATAATGCAGATGACTACTTAGAAATTATGgttttaaaatgatgtaaaacagatataaataaaaacatgtagaGTTTATTTGGTTTTGAACACATGACAGAAATGTAAATGCGTCAGTATTGACtttgattttatatatttgcCATTTTATTACATTGTAATGTTGTGActaagatggagaaaaaaaaatataaaggaatataaattaatttttccaaATGTCTGTCGCTTCTCCTTTCCATGTAGGGACACACATTTTTACTGTTTCGAATTGCAACACAAACatataataaacattaaatagaaaaactgattttgtttgacttcGCGTCTCAATTTTAGGTCctttctttaaaattaaaattcacgTTGTATATTTTTTCTCCCGCCTTTCTTCCCGTGTTATAAGTTGCTTTCTACGTCTGAAATTCGTAACCctaactgaaataaaacctgtTAGTCTGACGATCAGGATCATCTCATGAACTCCTCCCTCTGAGTCCTACCATTTAATCTAATTCAATCCGATTTAATCCCATTTAATCGCatctcattaaaaatatttaaataattcacaATTTTGTTTATGAAACACAATTTTTACAAATGTCACAATCATTTATTAAATCCTACGCCAGGGGTGTGTTATAGATTGACATTAACATGCAGATCAAACTTACCAGTTAGACAAGAGGTAGAAATGAACTTTGATTTCTTCCTCCACTCCTGTTCAACACTTATAACCATTAGAATGTGTACGACCAATTAGGCGTACTTATCTGTGGGGAGACAAAGATTCAGTATAACAGGTGATTCCACAGATATCAAACCAAATGTGTCACTTTTTACTTCATGCGAGAACGCgggatgaaaaaaacaaaacaggtcttatatcaactttatttataatcaAATCCTGaaattcataaaaatgtgaaaccaGATATTCTGTTCGTCTCCATACCTTCTGAGATCCCATCACGTGTCTGTGTCACCAGAACTGGCTGCTTCCTCCTGTATCTGGA from Antennarius striatus isolate MH-2024 chromosome 24, ASM4005453v1, whole genome shotgun sequence includes these protein-coding regions:
- the LOC137591537 gene encoding XK-related protein 6-like — its product is MAAQSDGGKSGVGFAQLYDVDAEEPLDSAAIHICQCCRTSACYWGCRSACLGSLLGGGQPAGGAGIRETYCPPREQLWLDCLWIILALLVFFWDVGTDLCLALDYYQRQDYLWFGLTLFFVLVPSVLVQILSFRWFVQDYTGGGLGEVEGLTKKGAVALGCLYPGKDRLQLATIWMWQATIHILQLGQVWRYIRTLYLGIMSRRQKEHQRRWYWAMMFEYADVNMLRLLETFLESAPQLVLQLCIMIQENRAETLQCISSLGSLLSLAWVLASYHKLLRDSRDDQRSMSYRGALLHLFWRLFTISSRVLSLALFASLFHIYFGIFVVVHWCAMAFWVVHGGTDFCMSKWEEVLFNMVVGIVYIFCWFNVKEGRTRYRMVAYYTVVLAENTILTGLWYAYRDPALTDSYAVPALCGVYLTFAGGVLIMLLYYGFLHPATTHLQPSPASSCCAQLLWGLPLPPSAPPTAPPTPAHMTKSQTEDDVAETCLPVFQVRSAPPAAKPEGPLIKIDMPRKRYPAWDAHYVDRRLRRTINILQYIRPAAVGIRYRDGPLLYELLQYESSL